A genome region from Fervidobacterium changbaicum includes the following:
- a CDS encoding ribose-phosphate pyrophosphokinase produces MQITRNEMKIFTGNANKVLAEKVASYIGMRLGDITVGRFADGEINVRIEETVRGHDVFVIQPTCPPVNENLMELLIMIDAFKRASANSIAVVIPYYGYARQDRKAKGRDPITAKLVANLLTVAGATRVMTVDLHAEQVQGFFDIPVDNLWSFPVFLETLSKDGILNDDAVIVSPDVGGVKRARQIAEKVGLPLAILDKRRPKDNIAEILNIIGDVKDKTAIIVDDIVDTARSLVEGANAVKNAGAKRVIACITHPVLSSGAVERIENSSIEKIYISDTIYHQSLPSKFNIVSVAPLLGEAIIRVRKNLSVSILFK; encoded by the coding sequence ATGCAAATCACAAGGAATGAAATGAAGATCTTCACCGGTAATGCTAACAAAGTCTTGGCAGAAAAGGTAGCGAGCTACATAGGAATGAGGCTTGGAGATATTACCGTTGGAAGGTTTGCGGATGGCGAAATCAACGTCCGCATAGAAGAGACTGTTCGAGGGCATGACGTCTTTGTCATTCAACCTACTTGCCCACCAGTAAATGAAAATCTAATGGAGTTACTTATTATGATAGATGCATTTAAACGAGCCTCTGCAAATAGCATTGCTGTTGTAATACCGTACTACGGCTATGCAAGGCAAGATAGAAAAGCTAAAGGTAGAGACCCGATCACGGCTAAGCTTGTCGCAAACTTGCTCACAGTTGCCGGTGCGACACGCGTTATGACCGTTGACCTACACGCTGAACAGGTTCAAGGGTTCTTTGATATCCCTGTTGACAATCTGTGGAGTTTTCCGGTTTTTCTTGAAACGCTAAGTAAAGACGGTATACTAAACGACGATGCAGTCATTGTCTCTCCAGATGTTGGTGGTGTTAAACGAGCAAGGCAGATAGCTGAAAAAGTAGGCCTCCCTCTTGCAATCCTGGACAAGAGACGTCCGAAAGATAACATAGCTGAAATATTGAACATTATAGGTGATGTCAAAGATAAGACGGCTATAATAGTTGATGACATAGTTGATACGGCACGTTCATTGGTCGAAGGTGCAAATGCTGTGAAGAATGCTGGAGCAAAACGAGTTATAGCATGTATAACACATCCTGTGCTCTCATCCGGTGCGGTTGAGAGGATCGAAAACTCGAGTATTGAAAAGATTTATATTAGTGATACAATATATCATCAGAGTCTACCGAGCAAATTCAACATTGTTTCAGTTGCACCATTGCTTGGTGAAGCGATAATAAGAGTCAGAAAGAACCTATCTGTAAGTATACTTTTTAAGTAA
- a CDS encoding 50S ribosomal protein L25: MEHVVNAQVRSIVGKKRAVRRLRTQGVIPAIAYGPGVEKPVSLALEKNSFLKIFREVTESTPLTLVVKDENGKELFKHMAFIKMVQYDKVTDEVRHVDFYIPEAHHKMKINVPLHIVGKAMGVEKGGIMEVLHHEVVVEALPDRIPETIEIDVTNLGLGDSLRVKDVKLPEGVKIDMDPEDVLITIVVPRGLEVEETTATTETAEPEVLKKGKKEEEEK, from the coding sequence ATGGAGCACGTAGTAAACGCGCAGGTAAGGTCTATTGTAGGAAAAAAGCGCGCAGTAAGAAGATTGAGAACTCAAGGCGTTATACCTGCTATTGCGTACGGACCTGGAGTTGAGAAACCGGTTAGCTTGGCTTTGGAAAAAAACAGCTTTTTAAAGATATTCAGGGAAGTTACAGAATCAACACCACTCACTCTAGTAGTCAAAGATGAAAACGGTAAAGAACTTTTCAAACACATGGCATTCATCAAAATGGTCCAATACGATAAGGTTACGGATGAAGTCAGACATGTTGACTTCTATATACCAGAAGCGCACCACAAGATGAAAATAAACGTTCCACTACATATCGTTGGTAAAGCGATGGGTGTTGAAAAGGGCGGTATTATGGAGGTTCTCCACCACGAAGTTGTAGTTGAGGCACTGCCTGACAGAATTCCGGAAACTATCGAAATCGATGTCACAAACCTTGGTCTTGGTGACTCCTTAAGGGTAAAGGATGTCAAACTACCAGAAGGAGTTAAAATCGATATGGATCCAGAAGATGTTTTGATAACAATTGTTGTTCCAAGGGGACTTGAAGTTGAAGAAACAACAGCAACGACAGAAACAGCAGAACCGGAAGTTCTAAAGAAAGGTAAGAAGGAAGAGGAAGAGAAGTAA
- the ppdK gene encoding pyruvate, phosphate dikinase has product MGKKWVYFFANGQAEGNAQMKDILGGKGANLAEMTNAGVPVPPGFTISTEVCKFYYDNNRTYPEDLKEQVEAAMKKLEEVTGKGFGDPKKPLLVSVRSGAAISMPGMMDTILNLGLNDETVKGLVEMTNNERFAYDSYRRFLQMFGDTALGIPHADFENALAEMKAQKGVKLDTELDAEDLKKLVETYKKIYKKHGKEFPQDVYKQLWAAIEAVIWSWMSDRAIKYREIHGIKEGQLLGTAVNIVAMVFGNMGDDSGTGVCFTRDPNTGEKVHYGEFLPNAQGEDVVAGIRTPYPLEKMKEMIPQAYDELIAIMDRLEAYFKDMQDIEFTVEKGKLYILQTRSAKRTSQAAIRIAVDMVHEGLIDKKTAVLRVQPSDIERVLHPKFDEKERKNAKVIAKGLPASPGAATGKVYFDAHKAEEAAKAGEKVLLVRPETSPEDVGGMNAAEGILTARGGMTSHAAVVARGLGKPAVVGAESIYVNEEEGYLKVGDVVVKEGEWLSIDGTTGEVFLGKITTVKPQGLEGPVAELLSWADEFRKLGVRANADVPRDAKVAREFGAEGIGLCRTEHMFFEKDRIPKVRRMIVARTKEEREAALAELLPLQKEDFKGLFREMKGYPVTIRLIDPPLHEFLPQEEEQMAEVAQQIGITVEELKKVVEQLHELNPMLGHRGVRLLVTYPEIAVMQTKAIILAAIELKKEEGIEVVPEIMIPLVGHINELKYVKQIIIETADALIKEHGVELKYLVGTMIEVPRAAVTADQIAQEADFFSFGTNDLTQMTFGFSRDDVGKFLPEYLEKGILEHDPFKHIDTQGVGQLVKSATEKGKEVKSTLKCGVCGEHGGDPKSIEFFATTKLDYVSASPYRIPVARLAAAQASIKYRS; this is encoded by the coding sequence ATGGGTAAAAAGTGGGTTTATTTCTTTGCCAACGGGCAAGCAGAAGGAAACGCCCAGATGAAGGATATACTGGGTGGTAAAGGTGCAAACCTTGCTGAAATGACAAACGCCGGAGTTCCAGTACCTCCAGGCTTTACTATTTCAACAGAAGTTTGTAAGTTCTATTACGACAACAACAGAACCTACCCAGAGGATTTGAAAGAACAAGTCGAAGCAGCTATGAAAAAGCTTGAAGAAGTTACAGGAAAAGGATTCGGCGACCCAAAGAAGCCTCTCCTTGTTTCCGTTAGATCAGGTGCTGCTATATCGATGCCTGGAATGATGGATACTATCCTGAACCTTGGGCTTAATGATGAAACGGTCAAAGGTCTTGTTGAAATGACGAATAACGAAAGATTTGCGTACGACTCCTACAGAAGGTTCCTCCAGATGTTCGGTGACACAGCTCTGGGAATTCCACATGCAGATTTCGAAAACGCACTTGCCGAAATGAAAGCACAAAAAGGTGTAAAACTCGATACGGAACTTGATGCAGAAGATCTTAAGAAACTTGTTGAAACCTACAAGAAAATCTACAAAAAACACGGAAAAGAATTCCCACAGGACGTTTACAAACAACTATGGGCAGCTATTGAAGCTGTCATTTGGTCCTGGATGAGTGATAGGGCTATTAAGTACAGAGAAATCCACGGAATTAAGGAAGGACAACTGCTTGGAACAGCTGTCAATATAGTTGCTATGGTCTTCGGTAACATGGGTGACGATAGTGGTACAGGTGTTTGCTTCACAAGGGACCCAAATACCGGAGAAAAGGTGCACTACGGAGAATTCTTGCCAAATGCACAGGGTGAAGATGTTGTCGCTGGTATAAGAACACCATATCCACTTGAAAAGATGAAAGAAATGATTCCACAGGCTTACGACGAACTTATCGCGATAATGGATAGACTTGAAGCATATTTCAAGGATATGCAGGATATAGAATTCACAGTTGAAAAAGGAAAACTTTACATACTCCAAACAAGAAGCGCCAAGAGAACAAGCCAAGCAGCAATTAGAATAGCTGTCGATATGGTTCACGAAGGTCTTATCGACAAGAAGACAGCGGTTTTGAGAGTCCAGCCATCTGACATTGAAAGAGTCCTCCATCCAAAATTCGATGAAAAAGAAAGGAAGAACGCAAAGGTTATTGCGAAGGGTCTGCCAGCATCACCAGGTGCAGCGACAGGTAAAGTTTACTTTGATGCACACAAAGCAGAAGAAGCAGCAAAAGCAGGAGAAAAAGTCCTCCTTGTTAGACCAGAAACAAGCCCAGAAGATGTCGGTGGTATGAACGCGGCTGAAGGTATACTTACAGCACGCGGCGGTATGACATCACACGCAGCTGTTGTCGCAAGAGGTCTTGGGAAACCAGCAGTAGTCGGTGCAGAAAGCATTTACGTAAATGAAGAAGAAGGCTACCTCAAAGTTGGAGACGTAGTCGTAAAAGAAGGCGAATGGCTCTCAATAGATGGAACAACCGGAGAAGTATTCCTTGGAAAGATTACAACCGTTAAACCACAAGGTCTGGAAGGACCAGTTGCTGAATTGCTTTCATGGGCAGACGAGTTTAGAAAACTCGGTGTCAGGGCAAATGCCGATGTTCCAAGAGATGCAAAAGTTGCAAGAGAATTTGGAGCAGAAGGTATCGGTCTGTGCCGAACAGAGCACATGTTCTTCGAAAAGGATAGAATACCAAAGGTCAGAAGAATGATTGTCGCAAGAACGAAAGAAGAAAGAGAAGCTGCACTTGCGGAACTTCTCCCACTCCAGAAAGAAGACTTCAAAGGATTGTTCAGAGAAATGAAGGGTTACCCAGTTACGATAAGGCTTATTGACCCACCACTCCATGAATTCTTGCCACAGGAAGAAGAACAGATGGCAGAAGTTGCTCAACAAATCGGTATCACTGTTGAGGAACTCAAGAAAGTAGTTGAACAACTGCACGAACTTAACCCAATGCTCGGTCACAGAGGTGTAAGATTGTTGGTCACATATCCAGAAATTGCAGTCATGCAGACAAAGGCGATAATCCTTGCAGCTATTGAGCTGAAGAAAGAAGAGGGAATCGAAGTTGTGCCAGAAATCATGATACCACTTGTAGGCCACATCAACGAACTGAAATATGTAAAGCAAATAATAATTGAAACAGCTGATGCTCTCATTAAGGAACATGGAGTCGAACTCAAGTACCTTGTCGGAACGATGATCGAAGTTCCAAGAGCCGCTGTCACAGCTGACCAGATTGCTCAAGAAGCAGACTTCTTCAGCTTTGGTACAAATGACCTCACACAAATGACATTTGGATTCAGCCGTGACGACGTTGGTAAGTTCTTGCCAGAGTACCTTGAAAAGGGAATTCTCGAGCACGACCCATTCAAGCATATCGATACACAAGGCGTTGGACAGCTCGTCAAATCAGCAACGGAAAAAGGTAAAGAAGTTAAGTCAACACTTAAATGTGGAGTCTGTGGTGAACACGGTGGAGATCCAAAATCCATCGAGTTCTTTGCCACAACAAAACTCGATTATGTCAGCGCATCACCGTACAGAATTCCAGTTGCACGACTTGCAGCTGCTCAAGCAAGCATCAAATACAGAAGCTAA
- the pth gene encoding aminoacyl-tRNA hydrolase → MIIIGLGNPGEKYANTRHNVGFMVLDRLGKSWKSGPNYLYSDVNIAGQKVKLVKPTTYMNLSGEVFKYLPHDDIIVVYDDLDLPLGRIRIRKDGSAGGHNGIKSIISYIGQNFPRIRIGIGPKPKEVDAADFVLSNFSPEEFEKLRKVIDLAVEAIETIVSEGIEKAMNRYNSIQVE, encoded by the coding sequence TTGATAATCATTGGTTTAGGAAATCCTGGTGAAAAGTACGCTAATACTCGCCACAACGTTGGATTTATGGTGCTGGATAGGTTGGGAAAGTCTTGGAAATCTGGGCCGAACTATCTTTACTCAGACGTCAACATAGCAGGACAGAAAGTGAAGCTGGTCAAACCAACGACTTACATGAACCTCAGTGGAGAGGTATTTAAATATTTGCCACATGATGATATAATAGTGGTGTACGACGACCTTGACCTACCTTTGGGCAGAATCAGAATTAGGAAAGACGGTAGTGCTGGAGGACACAATGGGATTAAATCGATAATATCGTACATTGGTCAGAATTTTCCGAGAATAAGAATAGGTATAGGTCCCAAACCAAAGGAAGTTGATGCTGCCGATTTTGTACTCTCAAACTTTTCGCCAGAAGAATTTGAAAAACTGCGGAAGGTCATCGACTTAGCAGTTGAGGCAATTGAGACGATCGTTTCTGAAGGCATTGAAAAAGCTATGAACAGATATAATTCAATTCAGGTCGAATGA
- a CDS encoding sulfite exporter TauE/SafE family protein, which translates to MLEVLLFLGGLFSGVVNVLAGGGSFLTLPILGLYGLSTSVANGTNRIGILLQNVSATWRFITKKELDIKNALFVTIPTIIGAVVGTSIVLSLPEKIVKITIGIIFLFMSYFVLFTPKVWEEGKKEKSNRFLSGFVFFLIGIYGGYIQAGVGFFLIYALTMLEGYNIKQANAMKIFLTLMFTIFSLILFSFNNKVALIPGLILGAGSFVGGYLGSYLNSRVNKKFIRYVVAGMMIFSAINYLFFR; encoded by the coding sequence GTGCTTGAGGTACTGTTGTTTCTCGGTGGACTCTTCTCAGGTGTTGTTAATGTCTTGGCTGGGGGAGGATCGTTTTTAACATTGCCAATCCTTGGTCTTTATGGCCTAAGTACAAGTGTCGCTAATGGAACAAATAGAATAGGTATTTTGCTACAAAATGTCTCAGCCACTTGGAGGTTCATAACCAAGAAGGAGTTGGACATCAAAAATGCGCTGTTTGTCACAATTCCAACGATCATAGGTGCCGTGGTCGGAACGTCTATCGTCTTAAGTTTACCTGAGAAAATAGTCAAAATAACAATCGGTATAATTTTCCTATTCATGTCGTATTTCGTGCTGTTTACACCAAAAGTCTGGGAAGAAGGTAAGAAGGAAAAGTCGAACAGATTTCTTAGTGGTTTTGTGTTTTTTCTGATAGGAATATACGGTGGTTATATACAGGCCGGGGTTGGTTTCTTTTTGATATACGCCCTAACAATGCTCGAAGGGTACAATATAAAACAGGCGAACGCGATGAAGATCTTTTTAACACTCATGTTTACAATCTTTTCACTGATTTTATTCTCTTTCAATAATAAAGTAGCACTGATCCCTGGTTTAATACTCGGAGCAGGTTCTTTTGTAGGCGGGTATTTGGGGTCATACCTTAACTCACGCGTGAACAAAAAATTCATAAGGTACGTGGTCGCTGGCATGATGATATTCTCTGCAATCAACTATTTGTTCTTTAGATAG
- the glmU gene encoding bifunctional UDP-N-acetylglucosamine diphosphorylase/glucosamine-1-phosphate N-acetyltransferase GlmU: MKVLILAAGLGKRMKSKYPKVVHKILGKPMINWVVDLGKKFGEVGVVVGHKAEIVKSYLPQDVKTYLQEPQLGTGHAVMCAKEFIVSEDDIVILYGDVPLLKPETIEKLAQTHARAKADVTVLTFIADDPTGYGRIIRNGEKIRIVEHKDANEEQLKIKEVNSGIYVFSGKFLLENLDKLSNNNAQGEYYLTDLVEMASKVETVLLDDPVQVSGVNDRVQLAQLESVAKERILKELMLSGVTVVDPASTFVGPDVKIGIDTIIHPFTILEGNITIGEDCEIGPYTRIKDSTIGNNVKIMRSEVEGAIIENNVSVGPFARLREGTVLKEKVKIGNFVETKKSVIGKNSKAQHLTYLGDATIGEDVNIGAGTITCNYDGYKKYPTSIGDGAFIGSNSSLVAPVKIGKGAIVGAGSVITEDVPDDALALGRARQVIKENWAKMKREAMENANHKE; this comes from the coding sequence ATGAAGGTGCTTATACTTGCAGCTGGTTTGGGGAAGAGAATGAAGTCAAAATATCCAAAAGTAGTGCACAAGATACTCGGAAAACCGATGATAAACTGGGTCGTAGACTTGGGTAAGAAATTCGGAGAAGTAGGTGTGGTGGTCGGCCACAAAGCAGAAATTGTGAAATCTTACTTACCACAAGACGTCAAGACATACCTTCAGGAACCTCAACTTGGCACAGGTCACGCTGTGATGTGTGCTAAGGAGTTTATAGTTTCTGAGGACGATATAGTGATACTTTACGGAGATGTTCCTCTTCTAAAACCTGAAACCATAGAAAAGCTTGCACAGACTCACGCAAGAGCGAAAGCAGATGTTACCGTACTAACCTTCATTGCAGATGACCCGACTGGGTACGGAAGGATCATCAGAAATGGCGAAAAGATAAGAATTGTTGAGCACAAGGACGCAAACGAAGAACAGCTGAAGATTAAAGAAGTGAACAGCGGTATTTACGTATTTTCTGGTAAATTCTTACTTGAAAACTTGGATAAGCTCTCGAATAACAACGCCCAAGGTGAGTATTACTTAACAGACTTGGTTGAAATGGCCAGTAAGGTCGAAACAGTACTGTTGGATGATCCAGTTCAGGTATCAGGTGTAAACGACAGAGTGCAGCTTGCTCAGCTCGAATCTGTTGCAAAAGAAAGGATACTTAAAGAACTTATGCTTTCGGGCGTTACTGTGGTTGATCCCGCTTCAACGTTTGTAGGACCTGACGTCAAGATAGGTATTGACACGATAATACATCCATTTACAATTTTAGAAGGAAATATCACCATCGGTGAAGACTGCGAAATAGGTCCGTACACTCGAATAAAGGATTCGACAATCGGGAATAATGTCAAAATAATGCGTTCGGAAGTTGAAGGTGCAATTATAGAAAATAACGTTTCCGTTGGACCTTTTGCAAGACTTAGAGAAGGAACCGTCCTAAAAGAGAAGGTAAAAATTGGAAACTTCGTGGAAACGAAGAAATCTGTTATTGGGAAGAACTCCAAGGCTCAGCATCTTACTTATCTTGGTGATGCGACTATTGGTGAAGATGTTAACATCGGTGCTGGAACGATAACCTGCAATTACGATGGATATAAGAAATATCCAACATCCATCGGTGACGGTGCATTTATCGGTAGCAACTCTTCACTTGTTGCTCCAGTGAAAATAGGAAAAGGTGCCATTGTAGGTGCTGGTTCGGTTATTACAGAAGATGTTCCTGACGATGCACTTGCGCTTGGCAGAGCAAGACAAGTTATAAAGGAAAACTGGGCAAAAATGAAAAGGGAGGCCATGGAGAATGCAAATCACAAGGAATGA
- the fabG gene encoding 3-oxoacyl-ACP reductase FabG: protein MGRLNGKVAIVTGASGGIGRAITREFLEEECIVIGFNYVPSTESTHEGLYYEYVVDITDRVAVEGAVKDVINKFGRVDILINNAGITKDNLIYRMSYEEWDSVINTNLTGAFNMIKATIREIVKNEGVIINISSVVGLEGNIGQANYAASKAGLIGLTKSLAKEFGRKNVRANAIAPGFIETPMTEKLPEDIKKAALEKISMKRFGKPEEVAKLVKFLVLDGTYINGQIIVIDGGMEL from the coding sequence ATGGGCAGGCTTAATGGAAAGGTTGCAATTGTCACCGGTGCCTCAGGAGGCATTGGTAGAGCAATAACTAGAGAGTTCTTAGAAGAAGAATGCATTGTTATTGGATTCAATTACGTGCCTTCTACTGAAAGTACACACGAAGGACTTTACTATGAATATGTAGTTGATATCACTGACAGAGTTGCAGTTGAAGGTGCTGTCAAAGACGTGATTAACAAATTTGGAAGAGTTGATATTTTGATTAACAATGCAGGAATCACAAAGGATAACTTGATTTACCGAATGAGTTATGAAGAATGGGACAGTGTAATAAACACGAACCTTACCGGCGCGTTCAATATGATTAAAGCAACGATTCGGGAAATTGTGAAAAATGAAGGCGTGATAATCAACATTTCTTCCGTTGTAGGTCTGGAGGGTAACATAGGTCAAGCGAATTACGCCGCTTCAAAAGCAGGGTTGATTGGTCTGACCAAATCTTTGGCTAAGGAATTCGGGAGGAAAAACGTTCGTGCAAATGCCATCGCACCGGGATTTATCGAAACACCTATGACAGAAAAATTACCGGAAGATATCAAGAAAGCAGCCCTTGAAAAAATCTCCATGAAACGATTTGGAAAGCCGGAAGAAGTTGCTAAATTAGTGAAATTCCTTGTACTCGATGGAACGTACATAAACGGTCAGATAATAGTTATAGACGGTGGTATGGAACTCTAA
- the fabD gene encoding ACP S-malonyltransferase encodes MRLAYLFPGQGSQYSGMATDFSKYGSWGHYAKVANEVLGFDLVEIMDGDEEILKLTENAQPAIYLASYVAFVELKKYLKEPDFVAGHSLGEYTALAAAGVYDFETGIYLVRKRGEYISQAMKPGEGSMAAVIGVPIEQIDELVKKYEGLYIANYNSEEQTVVSGKAESVKSFVKDLTENGKRAIELKVSGPFHTPYLESAREKMAIEVEHIKFRQPRYPIVMNSIAQEITDPEQIKHYILEQISGPVYWKQSVDRMITLGVSEFIEAGPKNVLTTMLKKAKLNAKHFTSLIGIKDGTEGVPSGR; translated from the coding sequence ATGAGGTTAGCTTATCTTTTTCCTGGTCAGGGTTCACAATACAGCGGTATGGCTACAGATTTTTCAAAGTACGGTTCATGGGGGCACTATGCAAAAGTTGCCAACGAAGTGCTTGGTTTTGACTTAGTTGAGATTATGGACGGCGACGAGGAAATCCTAAAGTTAACTGAAAACGCTCAACCAGCTATATACCTAGCAAGTTATGTAGCTTTCGTTGAACTGAAAAAGTATTTGAAAGAACCAGATTTTGTCGCAGGGCACAGCCTTGGAGAGTATACAGCACTTGCCGCTGCAGGAGTTTACGATTTCGAAACGGGTATCTACCTTGTAAGAAAACGAGGAGAGTACATCTCCCAAGCGATGAAGCCTGGCGAAGGTAGTATGGCAGCGGTAATTGGAGTGCCGATAGAGCAGATTGATGAACTCGTTAAAAAATACGAAGGGCTTTACATAGCAAATTACAACTCTGAAGAACAAACGGTTGTGAGTGGAAAGGCTGAAAGTGTTAAAAGTTTTGTAAAAGACCTTACTGAAAATGGGAAAAGAGCGATAGAATTAAAGGTATCAGGACCATTCCATACACCGTACTTGGAAAGTGCCAGGGAAAAGATGGCGATAGAAGTGGAGCATATAAAGTTCAGGCAACCAAGATACCCTATTGTTATGAACAGTATCGCGCAAGAGATAACAGACCCGGAGCAGATAAAACATTACATTCTTGAGCAAATAAGCGGTCCGGTCTACTGGAAGCAGTCTGTTGATAGAATGATAACACTTGGTGTTAGCGAGTTTATAGAGGCAGGGCCAAAAAACGTTCTGACTACGATGCTTAAGAAAGCAAAACTTAATGCTAAGCATTTCACCTCACTCATCGGAATCAAAGACGGAACGGAGGGTGTACCAAGTGGAAGATAA
- a CDS encoding alpha/beta fold hydrolase, whose product MENNTFVSFLKVLLLGTIVFYISTHLSTSRIVEYVSQDAKKLTIDGIQVAYREYGKGNFETIVFLHGFAGSSYDWKVLIDVLSENYHCIAFDIPPFGLSEKKNDFDYSDESIVRLLIKSLDSLGIEQFTLVGHSMGGYLSLAIASIIPKRVERLILFDAAYDVNSEDLQNPGPPFKLKDEHLLKFYQIFLDVGLKTYPLFKFVYRNSLAEGEILNTEHFDYLFSQNYFLPAEILIKFTKDKAAQKPLKIDLEGITAKTLIIYGEKDQITPPSIGEYLSKSIKNSKFMLIPNEGHMPLSNRLVIELVRKFLIDILE is encoded by the coding sequence ATGGAGAATAATACCTTCGTGAGCTTTCTCAAAGTTTTGTTACTAGGAACGATTGTGTTTTACATCTCAACACACCTATCAACATCAAGAATAGTAGAGTATGTTTCACAAGATGCAAAAAAACTCACAATCGATGGAATTCAAGTTGCTTACAGAGAATACGGAAAAGGTAACTTTGAAACTATAGTGTTCCTACATGGATTCGCCGGTTCTTCTTACGATTGGAAGGTGCTAATTGATGTGCTTTCGGAAAATTATCACTGCATAGCATTTGATATACCACCATTTGGTTTATCTGAAAAGAAAAACGACTTTGATTATTCTGACGAATCGATTGTAAGACTCTTAATAAAGTCTTTAGATTCCCTGGGAATAGAGCAATTCACTCTCGTTGGTCATTCGATGGGTGGATACCTTTCACTTGCGATAGCAAGCATTATTCCAAAAAGAGTGGAAAGGCTCATTTTATTTGACGCTGCGTACGATGTTAACAGTGAAGATTTACAAAACCCAGGCCCTCCGTTTAAGCTAAAAGACGAGCACCTACTTAAGTTTTACCAAATATTTCTGGATGTAGGTTTGAAAACCTATCCGCTGTTCAAATTCGTTTACCGAAATTCATTAGCAGAAGGTGAGATTCTGAATACCGAACACTTCGACTACTTGTTTTCACAAAATTACTTTCTACCTGCGGAAATACTCATAAAGTTCACAAAAGACAAAGCAGCACAGAAACCTTTAAAAATTGATCTTGAGGGTATAACCGCCAAAACTCTTATTATTTACGGTGAAAAAGATCAGATAACCCCTCCGTCGATAGGTGAGTATTTATCCAAATCAATAAAGAACTCGAAATTTATGTTGATTCCAAACGAAGGGCACATGCCTTTATCAAACAGATTAGTTATAGAACTGGTCAGGAAATTCCTCATCGATATTCTGGAGTGA
- a CDS encoding biotin transporter BioY — protein sequence MEDKKKPKEARPRNFKRLATIALFASLTAVGAQISIPIGSVPITLQMFFVFLAGFTLNPFDAFLSMLVYLVLGAVGLPVFANFSGGIIHLIGPTSGYLWAFPISAFVISWLSRRTNAILSGLLGLVVVYLIGWTVLGFHIGSYKKAFLVGVLPFIFLDALKLAMSYFVALKTRKILGGSAYGQA from the coding sequence GTGGAAGATAAGAAAAAACCAAAAGAAGCAAGACCAAGGAATTTCAAAAGATTAGCAACTATTGCTTTGTTTGCCAGTTTGACAGCGGTAGGTGCCCAGATTTCGATTCCCATAGGAAGCGTTCCAATAACGTTGCAAATGTTCTTTGTCTTTCTTGCAGGGTTTACTTTAAATCCTTTTGATGCGTTCCTTTCCATGCTAGTGTACTTGGTACTTGGAGCGGTGGGACTGCCTGTATTTGCAAACTTTTCTGGTGGGATCATTCATCTCATAGGGCCCACTTCGGGCTATCTGTGGGCGTTTCCAATAAGTGCTTTCGTAATTTCTTGGCTTTCAAGAAGGACAAATGCAATATTGTCTGGATTACTTGGACTTGTTGTAGTTTACCTAATTGGTTGGACTGTTTTAGGCTTTCATATAGGAAGCTACAAGAAAGCATTCTTAGTTGGTGTTCTACCATTTATTTTTCTTGATGCTCTTAAATTGGCAATGTCTTATTTCGTTGCTTTAAAGACAAGAAAAATTTTAGGAGGAAGTGCATATGGGCAGGCTTAA